In the Clostridium beijerinckii genome, one interval contains:
- a CDS encoding CopY/TcrY family copper transport repressor, with protein MGEIPKISEAEWEVMKIVWTDSPRTSNQIIEALEDTKDWKPKTIKTLISRLVSKNALGFKEEGRKYLYYPIVNENECIRAENQTFLSKVYNGAIKNMLVSFIKESDLSKEDIDDLKRILDERNK; from the coding sequence ATGGGAGAAATACCTAAGATATCTGAGGCAGAATGGGAAGTTATGAAAATTGTCTGGACAGATTCACCACGCACATCAAATCAAATTATTGAGGCATTAGAAGATACAAAAGATTGGAAGCCTAAAACAATAAAGACATTAATAAGCAGACTAGTTAGCAAAAATGCACTTGGATTTAAAGAAGAAGGTAGAAAATACTTATATTATCCAATTGTAAATGAAAATGAATGCATACGTGCAGAGAATCAAACGTTCTTAAGTAAAGTTTATAATGGAGCTATTAAAAATATGCTAGTAAGTTTTATAAAAGAAAGTGATTTAAGCAAAGAAGATATAGATGATCTTAAAAGGATATTAGACGAGAGGAATAAGTAG